Genomic segment of Nitrospirota bacterium:
CACGTGGCGGGGCTCGGGCTGGCGGCGGCCCTCGCGGTCTCCGGCTGGTACTGTCCCCTTACCTACCTGGAGGTCTGGCTCCGGGGGAGGCAGGCCCCTGGGGCGGGGTACGGAGGCTCCTTCATCATCCATTACGTGGAAAAGCTCATCTACATCGACGTCTCCCCCGCGGTCCTCTCCGCCCTCACCGTGCTGCTCATCGCGGGGAATGTCTGGCTCTATCTCCGGGCCGCGTTCCGGAAAAAGGCTACCGCAAGGAGACGACCGTGACCCCTTCTCCTCCTTCGGCGGGCGTGCCGGGGCGGAACTCCGCCACCAGGGGGTGGGCGGCCAGATGCTCCCGCACGGCCTTTCTCAGAGCCCCTGTGCCGATGCCGTGGATGACGGTGACCTCTCGAAGGCCGCCCAGGGAGGCCCGGTTCAGGAAGGGCTCAAGGAGGGAAAGGGCCTCTTCCACCCGCCTGCCCACCATATTAAGCTCAGCCGACGGGGCCTCCTCCTCTTCCCCCTCCGGCACGTAGCGCACCCGGGGCGGAAGCTCCCGCTTCTTGCGGGGCCCGAGGGCGTGGGCCGGGACCTCCACCTCGCGGTCCCGCACCTTCACCCGGACGCGCTCCTTCTCCCTGTCCACCGCCACCACCCGGGCGTCATACCCCAGGGTCCTCACGTGGATGGTGTCCCCGGGCTCTATCTCCTCCAGGCTCACACGGGTCTCCGGGCGAAGCTCCCGGAGCTTTCCGGCCACCTCGGCCTTTCTTTCCTCCAGGCGCCTGAGGGCGGCGCGGCGCTCTTTGCGGGCCTCCGCCAGGGCGTCCCGGGCCTGGCGGGACGCCTCGGCCAGGATGTCCCCCGCCTGGCGATAGGCCTCCTCGAGGGCGCGCTTTCTCTCCCGCTCGGCCTCCCGGAGCTTCCCCGAGAGGGCCTTCCGCTCCTCCTCCACCTCTGCCCTGAGCCTCTCAAGTCCCAGCAGCTCCTCCTCGTAGCGCCTTCTGGCCTCCTTCAGCTCCCGGAGCAGGCCGTGCAGCTCCGCCTGGGTGCGCCCCACCAGGGACGTGGCGCGCTCGATGGTGCTTGCGGGAAGCCCGTAGCGGCGCGCTATCTCAAGGGCGTGGGACTCCCCCGGCTCCCCCGGCCGGAGACGGTACAGGGGCGTGAGGGTCTCCTCCTCAAACTCCATGGAGGCGTTGACCATGCCCTCGGTCTTGTGGACGAAGCCCACTATCTCCACCAGGTGCGTGGTCGCCAGGACCAGGGAGCCCTTGCCGCCGAGCTCCTGCAGGACCGCGGAGCCCAGGGCCGCCCCCTCCACGGGGTTGGTGCCAGTGCCCAGCTCGTCGATGAGCACCAGGCTCCGAGGGCCCGCGCTTTTCACTATGCCCGCTAGGTTGGCGATGTGGGCCGAGAAGGTGGACAGGCTCTCCTCGATGGACTGCTCGTCGCCGATGTCAAGGAGAAGGTCCTCCACCAGGGGAAAGCTCGACGACGGACGCGCGGGCACCGGTATGCCCGAGAGGGCCATGGCAACGAGAAGCCCCGCCGTCTTGATGGCAATGGTCTTCCCGCCTGCGTTGGGGCCGGTGATGACCATGACCCGCTGCCCGCCGCCCAGGGAAAGGGTGAGGGGGACGACGTCCTCTCCCTTCCGGGCGGAGGGGAGCATGAGAAGAAGGGGATGCCTCCCCTCGTCCACCTTTAAGAGGGACTCCTCGTTTATCTCGGGCTCGGCGGCCCCCAGGCCCTGGGCGAAGAGGGCGACGGCGTTCTGGGCGTCCAGTTCCACCACGGTCTCGAACTGGGCCTCAAGCTCCGGGGCCGCCTCCCTCAGTTCGGAGGTGATGCTCCTCAGGATGCGAATTTCCTCGGCCCGGGCCTCCGCCGTGAGGTTCTCGAGCTCGTTGGCCCGGCTCATTATCTCCAGGGGCTCCACGAAGGCGGTCTCCCCGGTCCGGGAGACGTCGTGCACCACGCCCGAGACCATGCCCCTCGCGTCCATCCTCACCGGAATGACCCAGCGGCCGTAGCGGCGAGTGACGAAGCCGTCCTGCAGAAAGGGCGTCATGCCGGGGTCCCGGAGAAGCTCCTCCAGGCGGCCCATGATCTTTCGCTCCAGGGAGCGGATGCGCCCCCGGAGGTCCTCAAGCACGTAGGATGCCCCGTCCAGGATGTTGCCCTCGGCATCCACGGACGCCTCGACCGCGGAAAGGAGCCCCGGAAAACCCGTCAGTGGCTCCGCGAGCCGCCTCAGGTGTGTGAGGTCTTCCCTCTGGGCGGCCTGCTCCCGGACGGCCTCGATTATCCTCAGAAGCGGAGCAAAGGCGTAAATGTCCAGAGGGTCGAGCACGGCGTCCCGGGGACGGGACTTCCGGAGGGCCTCGCGTACGTCCGTAAACGGTGCAAGCGCGAGGGGAGCCCCCTCGTCCTGGAGCCTCCGGATGTCGGCCACCTCGCCGAAGCGGCGGGCGATGTCGCCCCTGCGGGCCAGGGGACGGAGGGCAAGCACCCGCTCCCTGCCCGGCTCGCTCAGTGAGTGGGCGGCCGCGGCCTCCAGTATCTTGACGAACTCCAGGGCCTGGA
This window contains:
- a CDS encoding DUF2784 family protein: HVAGLGLAAALAVSGWYCPLTYLEVWLRGRQAPGAGYGGSFIIHYVEKLIYIDVSPAVLSALTVLLIAGNVWLYLRAAFRKKATARRRP
- a CDS encoding endonuclease MutS2, which codes for MRKEALQALEFVKILEAAAAHSLSEPGRERVLALRPLARRGDIARRFGEVADIRRLQDEGAPLALAPFTDVREALRKSRPRDAVLDPLDIYAFAPLLRIIEAVREQAAQREDLTHLRRLAEPLTGFPGLLSAVEASVDAEGNILDGASYVLEDLRGRIRSLERKIMGRLEELLRDPGMTPFLQDGFVTRRYGRWVIPVRMDARGMVSGVVHDVSRTGETAFVEPLEIMSRANELENLTAEARAEEIRILRSITSELREAAPELEAQFETVVELDAQNAVALFAQGLGAAEPEINEESLLKVDEGRHPLLLMLPSARKGEDVVPLTLSLGGGQRVMVITGPNAGGKTIAIKTAGLLVAMALSGIPVPARPSSSFPLVEDLLLDIGDEQSIEESLSTFSAHIANLAGIVKSAGPRSLVLIDELGTGTNPVEGAALGSAVLQELGGKGSLVLATTHLVEIVGFVHKTEGMVNASMEFEEETLTPLYRLRPGEPGESHALEIARRYGLPASTIERATSLVGRTQAELHGLLRELKEARRRYEEELLGLERLRAEVEEERKALSGKLREAERERKRALEEAYRQAGDILAEASRQARDALAEARKERRAALRRLEERKAEVAGKLRELRPETRVSLEEIEPGDTIHVRTLGYDARVVAVDREKERVRVKVRDREVEVPAHALGPRKKRELPPRVRYVPEGEEEEAPSAELNMVGRRVEEALSLLEPFLNRASLGGLREVTVIHGIGTGALRKAVREHLAAHPLVAEFRPGTPAEGGEGVTVVSLR